The Aedes albopictus strain Foshan chromosome 2, AalbF5, whole genome shotgun sequence region TCTTCGTACGATGGCAGGTCGTACTTGGAGCGCTTGTCTTTGACGTCGTAGTTTTTGGAGATGAACTTCTCGGCTACCTTATCGCCGTTCGGCTTGACGACGGAGACGACGTTGCTGGAACCGGCAATCTGCGAGGCACCTCCGGAACTGAAGAAGTTAGCCAGATGCTCTGGGGGCAGGTTTTCCAGAGCGGTTTCTCCCAGCTTGTCGTAGTCGAGGACGCTGATGTCGGCGTTGTCGAGGATTCCGGAGGACAGAAGATGCTGACGGATGTCATCGGGGACCTCGTCGGGGAGGTCGAGGATGGCTTTCTGCTTCTTTTCCGTGTTGACAGGGGCTACCGGGGCCGAGGTGGTGGATGGACGCTGAGTTGTGGTGGTTCTGGGAGTTGTTGGGAGGAGAGGAGTGGTCCTGGAGAATGTTGAGGACGTGCGAGTTCCAAACGTGGGCTGGGATTGCTGTTGCTGGTGCTGCGAGTGGTACTGTTGTTGAGGCTTGGGGGAGGACGCGAAGGTGGCACCGCCGTTCCAGACGAAGTTGGTTTGGTGGGCCGGTTGAGGACGCTGCGGTTGAGGAGTAGATTGAGGTTGAgagtgttgctgctgctgctgttggtgctgCTGGTGCTGGAAGTTGTTTCGCGGAGCAACATTAATGAGCTGCGCGACCTGGTTGGCTACCCGCAGGCTTTGGTTGATCGGTTCGGAGTTCGGGATGATCTGAGGCGTGGGGAGGGGTTTGCTAATGTATTGCTGGGGAGTTGGAAGAGGAGGAGCTGCACTAGATTGGCCGTAGTTCTTCGGGATGGTGTTTTCGTATTGTGGGGCTACCGAGTGGCTGATTAGTTCTTGGGATGGTTGGATGTTGAAGGTGGGGGTGGAAAGGAAGCTTTGCTTCTGACCGTCGGACTTAATGTGCTCGGTGATGTGGGATTCGTACTTGGGAACGCTTTGAACGAGTTCACCACCAGCCGGGAGAATGTTACGGAGGTTGTTGTGATGATCAGCGGCATTTGTAGGATAGTTCGGGGTGCGGGTGGTGCTTAGGTTGGGAGCTGCCTGCTGAACAAGTCCTCCTTGAACAGGACGAGGGTTTTCAATGAAGTTACCGCGGTTAGAAGAGAAGTTGTTGTCTTGGAAACGGGTTTGCTGGGGTTGGGGTTGCTGTGGAGGCGGAGGAGGGAGATTGTGAAGAGAAGGCTTTGGTGGTTGGAGAGTTTGTTGGTTCTTGTGGAAATTGTTGAAGGGTTGGTTGAATTGATTTTGCTGAGGAGCTTGGGAATATTGTTGTCTTAGAGGAGGTTGGTTGTTGATGTTATGCAGAGGAATTGGGATGGGTTTAGGTTGAGCATGTTGTTGTTGGTACTCTTGAGGCTGCTGTTGACGAAGCTGTTGAGATTGTGGGAAGAATTGGGGTTGAGATTGTGCTTGGGGTTGAGGCTGGGGTTGTGGAGCTACAGGGGCATTGAAGTGTACTTGTTGGCGAGGTTGCTGTACGTATTGCTGAGGTTGTGCAACAGGTCCTCTGAATTGTTGTTGTGGCTGGGGTTGAACGTAGTTCCTGTTCTGATCGAATTGTTGAAATCGGTGAGATTGAGGGGGGAACTGTTGGAATTGGTATTGGGGCTGAGCACGGTATTGGGGAACGGGAGTAGATGGTCCGAAGTTCTGGACAAAGTTTTGATGAGGTTGAGGAGGTTGCTGATGGTACTGAGGTTGAGAAGCAAACGGAGCTGCTGTTGGGAAGGATCTCTGTTGAAGGAACTGCTGATGCTGTTGGTAGAATTGATCAGCCTTATGTTGACTAGAATGATGCTGATGGTAGGCTTGTGGTTGTTGCTGCTGGGGCTGCTGATGAGCTACCTGATGCTGTGGTTGCGTCTGTGCCTGAAGTTGAGGCAAAACGTGTCCTTGCGGCAAAGCTACGACTGGCTGAGCAACACTTTCACTTTCCGATTCTGAGATCTGATGTCCAGACTGATGTTTGTCTTCAACACCGAATGAAATGCGGATACCGCTGTTGCTGTGGTATTTTTCCGAATCAGGGTTAATGATAGCTCGGAGGGTGGTCGTTTTCTGTGGAGGACTCGGCGTAACCACGATAGGCTCTTCGTGATATGAGCTCTCATCAACTTCTTCTTCGCTCTCGTCAGGCAGTGGTTTCAAAGCAGGAACTGGTGAATCCAGCACGATTCCATGCTTGTCGTCTTTGTGGTACTTTACGTAGAACACTTGcacttcttccttcttcttcttctgagaAGGAACAACTGACTGATGTTCGTATGGAGTCGATTCATTGCTTTCCTTGATGATGATTTCAATGATCGGTTCTGGGGCTTCCAAGTAGACTGGATGATGGTGATGTGGCCCCGATGGGGGCAGTGGCTGGTAGTTGTTGACGGAGTTGGAGACATCACTCTGGAAACCTGTGGGATGAATAAGAGAAGGATAAAATGGATCGTGTTCAGAGTGTTTCAATGACGGTTCCATCTGGACCGCGTAAAGAAAGGGTTTACCATGGTACTGGTGGGACTGTGGAGGTCCGACTAGCGACTGTGGGTGGTGAACATAGTTGGTATAGTATTGTGGCCGGGAGTCTTGGTAGGCGTTCGAAATACGACGATCCGCTCGATACGGAACCGTCTTGTAGTAGTTGTAACCATAATTTCCCAATTCCAAGTTTCGCTTTCCGCGGGCATCGACATTGGTGGTCTCTTTCGTCTTTTCTTCGGTAGCTTTTTCCTTAACTTCCTCCTTTTCGGAAGCGCTACTGTCTGCGTCTGTCGCCTTTGATGTGGCATTTTGCGCCTCAACGCGTTGATACAATGCCAACACGGCAATCAACTGAAACACAAAAGAGAATAAAATCAGATTAGAGGTAAAATGGTTAACCGGAATTCAAAGCACGGTGCAGATAAGCACACTTGATCCGCTATAATGACAATTATCATCATCCATCGCTTCATCCCGTTCCTAGACATAAAACTATGACGTGCTCAAACTTCCAACGCCGAACCTGCAGCCATCGTCGTCAAAACGAAGGTAAAATACATATTTCTTTTAATTGGAGGAAATTAAGGTTCATCTACCGTAGGACGCCTCAGACGCCGCCGGTCGGGTGGATGCATGGTGATTAAGCGGACCACCCCGCAGGCAGGCTGCCGATCCTCTCCTACTATTTTCAACGACCGTGTTCGTCACAGCCAACCAGCCAATTAATGGAACGAGGAAGAGGGACACTGTTCGCTGCCGGTTGTCAGTCAGCGAGCAGATTATGGGCCCATACGAAAGCGAAAGGGTGCTGCGCATGGACCTCTTAGTATCGTCGTAGAGTGCAGTTTTGGGGTTGAATCCCTCAAAATGATCCGAATCTTTTGCGAGGAGGTGGGTGTGAAGAATGAATGGACCGGCACGGTAAGGCACGAACGGATGCCCAAATCGTACGTACATACGGACGACGGACGTGAGTTATGAtcgtgatgatgatgaagatgatgatcatGAAGACGAAGGGGTCCATAACGAACGCATGTTGCCATGATTCCGCCGCTTGTTCGCGGCATGCTTCGAGATCATAATATGATGATGGACCAGTTTCCTTCGGTTTATGGCCATAATTGGCCGAAAACGTACACCGAGTCGGTCGTATCGTGGGGTGCGTTTCGATACGTGTCAGATTGAGAGATGGCTAAGTGATTCAATTATGGGTACGTGCTTGGGAAACGAATTTTTGACGGGGTTTCGGGGTACCTTGATATTATTGAGATGCTGAGTGACCTCGAGTGGTGTTTGGTACGAGAGAAATTTGATACAGCTACATATTTAAAGAATAATAAGACATGATACACAAATTATATCACGCAAAAATCAACCTTTTTCATGATTTAGTAACATTTCTCCTTGCTTGAAGAAGTTCCAGGTTAATGAGCCGACAACGGTCTTCATAGCTGGGCAAGGTTAAAGGATCTCTCCAGTAAAGAAATCGGTGGGCGAATCGAACGAATTAGCGCTGTATTCCTTCGATTCGTTGGATACCAGACATGTAGTACGGTGCCCAAACTACAGAAGTGTATTCTAAAATAGGACGAACCAAAGAGCAATACAAtgctttcaagcaataaacatccTTGAATTTTTTTGCGAAGCGAAAAATGAACCCTAATTGAGAGGAAGCCTTGGACACAATATACGACACGTGATGTTTGAAGGACAGTTTGCTGTCTAGCATAACTCCCAAATCTTTAACTGTAGTCTCACGCTTCAAGTTAGTATTATCTAAGTGGTAGTTGTGTTGATACGGCAAATGCTTTCGACCAAAAGATATAAACGAATATTTCGAAGCATTCAATAGCATCCGATTACGATGGCACTAATCAGCAAAAGTCTGAAGATCCTGCTGCAGGAAAGATGCATCATTTGGAGTTTTAATAACCTGGTAAAGCTTCAGATCATGTTAAACATTTCAGGATAAAATTGACATCGTTCATATACATCAAAAACAaaaaggaatggatggaaggtatcgtgtgtcccatctacaaaaaaggcgacaagttgaattgcgggaactatcgcgcgatcacactactgagcgctgcctacaaggtactctcccaagttttatgccgccgtctatcaccgattgcaagagagttcgtggggcaatatcaggctggattcatgggtgaacgcgctacaacggatcagatgttcgccattcgccaggagttgcagaaatgccgcgaatacaacgtgcccacacatcacttgttcatcgatttcaaatcagcgtatgatacaatcgatcgagaacagttatggcagattatgcacgaatacggattcccggataaactgatacgattgatcaaggcgacgatggatcgagtgatgtgcgtagttcgagtatcagggacactctcgagtcccttcgaatctcgcagagggttacggcaaggtgatggtctttcgtgcttgctgttcaacattgcgttagagagtgtaataaggagagcggggattaacacgagtggtacgattttcacgaagtccgttcagctgcttggtttcgctgatgatattggtattacaccaaaacctctatttagataacgagtcgggactgcctaaatagaatttttacctaaatggattcaatttattacctaaatggagtacaaggtttcaaagaagtttaagaagggagagttactaaGAGATTTGAAGAAGGTCAtgtggagtttcagatggctttcaaggagtttcaggaggggaggggcttcagaggcgttttcgagggttttggagggtcttagatcaaaattgtcattcaaatgactagctgggcaggAAACACAAAAAACCCCGcaaaattccaccagactgaaaaattattgaatgtcgggtcaatttttatcgtatgttgggccattgttgggccaacatcgaacaactgttgggtctatgttgggtttggagaccaaaataaaaacaggtgaatgatagttTGATGTTggatttgacgtcatcaatgcaggagctgatatcaattgaatgatggaaggatggttgcttaactcaatttcagctggaaatgacgctggatactgacacttttcaacactgcatgaaaGGGGGGGGGCGGGGGGTGTTTATGGGGTATATCTCAACAGTGCATCCCCCTCCTCTCCCCTCATATCCtcttaacaccactcactacttattTCCTGTAAGCgaaccttatacctaatcttaagtactccaactgatttgaacacaaccaaattccatttaggtgacgttacctaaatggagggacctaaatagattttacctaaatggatcctacttaAATGGAGGTTCGAGTGTAtttctcgtaaatttgagacgatggcggaaacgtacattcgactaaagattagtcattaatgtgtaaaagacaaagtacatgatggcaaaggcctccagcgaggaatcaccgcgcccgccaccccgaatttataacgacggtgatgaaatcgaggaggttgaaaaattcgtgtacttgggttcactggtgaccgccgacaacgataccagcagggaaattcagaggcgcattgtgtcaggaaatcgtgcttactttggactccgcaaaactctacgatcgaataaagttcgccgtaacacgaagttaactatctacaaaacgctgattagaccggtcgtcctctatgggcacgaaacatggaccctacgtgcagagaaccaacgcgcccttggagttttcgtaccatctacggcagagtgtagatggaagacgggacttgaagaaggcgaatgaaccacgagctgcatcagctgctgagagaaccaaccatcgtccatactgcgaaaatcgggaggctacggtgggccggtcacgtcatcaggatgtcggatagcaacccgactaaaatggttctcgagagtcatccgaccggcacaagaagacgtggagcgcagtgagctaggtgggtcgaccaagtggaggacgatctgcggaccctacgcagagtgcggaactggagacaaacagccatggaccgagtggaatggagacggctactatgtacagcagaggccacccggccttagcctgatcggtaaggtaagtaatatttttcgtttttgcagaaaccatttttgaacaaaatttcacaaaaaaaggtttctgaaaaaatggaaaaaaaaaatccaccacaaaaatattcagaaaataccttgatccatactctacatgtgtacgaaaaccgattttgaaaatattgcttcgttatttaacaaaaaatcaaagACCAAAGAATGAGGAAATgtgtccagtttcgccttaaaaactgagctggtgcaaatgagttgaaggtttgtacggaatgttcagtccaaatatatgggaaattggatgacatcTAGTCTCTCATTCAGCATGCTGGTatagcgagttcgatttggctcagaattgaaagaatagtagtaaggggctgtccaaaaACCACGAGGTCATGAGggggccggggggggggggggggtgcggccaatgaccattttgtatggacaaataaaaaaatttgtatggactaatgaccgcgcgggtggggggggggggggggggaggttgttgaaaagtcccaaaaaaatgaccacgtggtttatggacagcccctaattacCCTAATGAACCACTTTGTAGAAGACCTTATCATGTACT contains the following coding sequences:
- the LOC109414208 gene encoding myb-like protein AA encodes the protein MKLFIVLIAVLALYQRVEAQNATSKATDADSSASEKEEVKEKATEEKTKETTNVDARGKRNLELGNYGYNYYKTVPYRADRRISNAYQDSRPQYYTNYVHHPQSLVGPPQSHQYHGFQSDVSNSVNNYQPLPPSGPHHHHPVYLEAPEPIIEIIIKESNESTPYEHQSVVPSQKKKKEEVQVFYVKYHKDDKHGIVLDSPVPALKPLPDESEEEVDESSYHEEPIVVTPSPPQKTTTLRAIINPDSEKYHSNSGIRISFGVEDKHQSGHQISESESESVAQPVVALPQGHVLPQLQAQTQPQHQVAHQQPQQQQPQAYHQHHSSQHKADQFYQQHQQFLQQRSFPTAAPFASQPQYHQQPPQPHQNFVQNFGPSTPVPQYRAQPQYQFQQFPPQSHRFQQFDQNRNYVQPQPQQQFRGPVAQPQQYVQQPRQQVHFNAPVAPQPQPQPQAQSQPQFFPQSQQLRQQQPQEYQQQHAQPKPIPIPLHNINNQPPLRQQYSQAPQQNQFNQPFNNFHKNQQTLQPPKPSLHNLPPPPPQQPQPQQTRFQDNNFSSNRGNFIENPRPVQGGLVQQAAPNLSTTRTPNYPTNAADHHNNLRNILPAGGELVQSVPKYESHITEHIKSDGQKQSFLSTPTFNIQPSQELISHSVAPQYENTIPKNYGQSSAAPPLPTPQQYISKPLPTPQIIPNSEPINQSLRVANQVAQLINVAPRNNFQHQQHQQQQQQHSQPQSTPQPQRPQPAHQTNFVWNGGATFASSPKPQQQYHSQHQQQQSQPTFGTRTSSTFSRTTPLLPTTPRTTTTQRPSTTSAPVAPVNTEKKQKAILDLPDEVPDDIRQHLLSSGILDNADISVLDYDKLGETALENLPPEHLANFFSSGGASQIAGSSNVVSVVKPNGDKVAEKFISKNYDVKDKRSKYDLPSYEEQPQITMPEKQNVDLKVVRFDSSSQKNVTDRYIKNDSTILPSVDVAAEGANTEQNDQTYNRYLPLKINGAQFPIPDAVELRGRRISSVVVLAPVDNIMPNKNFVINAEAEGSVISNEDDDGEQSSRFERDTLLDSQKVKFIAGEALKQLIKKPSTENFKRWLEREGKTDIDLQSVVLLVTRNENDDQEIFMYDIATKGVTHLNGELSQAFVKVAEENAQTQNLEELPVVDSGIVEQMGAAAKEDQQGEESSYEEEFEQEQESDEQADASEQKPIYVYPINSKYRRVQINSGYSSIKN